Part of the Sander lucioperca isolate FBNREF2018 chromosome 1, SLUC_FBN_1.2, whole genome shotgun sequence genome is shown below.
ATTTGCTGCTGATGTTTAAAGTGGTTTACTTATCTTTTATTCAACTCTTATTTTCCCTTTATCTTCCTCACCTAAGGTGGCATGCATACGTCAAAGTCCAAGAGAGCAAAGAGTTCCACCCACAAACAGAAGGTGGTAGTCATGCTCTACAACAAAGTGTGTGATATTGTCAGTAACATCTCAGAGCTCCTGGAGATCCAGCTGCTAACTGACACCACTATTCTCCAGGTGAGACTCTTCATCTGGTCTGACGTCATTCAAATTCATGACCCCATTTAACCTTTGACTCTTGAGTTCTAACATACCTGACTGCTTTTGTGCCTGACTTTTAGGTGTCCACCCTGGGTATTACACCTTTTTTCGTGGAGAATGTCAGTGAACTGCAGTTATGTGCGATCACACTAGTGACAGCAGTAAGTGTGCCATGGCATGCAATTTTCGGATTATTTTAGCAGTGAATTTTGCTATTGcttcagatattttttttttccaataacaTGCTCCTGTACAACATCTTGTTATGTTTCGATTaagttctttaaattgtactcTTCCGCAGGTGTTCTCTCGTTACGAGAAGCACAGGCAGCTCATTCTTGAAGAGATCTTCACCTCCCTGGCTAGACTGCCTACTAGTAAACGCAGCTTAAGGAACTTTAGGTAACTACATCTTGAGTTAAAATTTGCTCAATAAAATTGCATGAATTAAGAAATTGATCATTGAAGTCCTCTTCTCAGTAAACCTAACGATACTTATGTCTCATAATCCCCCAGGCTAAACAGCACTGATTCGGATGGAGAGCCGTTGTATATCCAGATGGTCACAGCACTGGTTCTTCAGCTCATCCAGTGTGTGGTTCACCTTCCCTCAGAGAGGGATGCAGAGGATGAACATAATAAGAAGGTTACTACCAAGGATTGAACTGATATAAACCATATTTATCTAATAAGGTGTTTTGATTCAGAGATTGTTTTACATATTGGGTAATTTTTACTTTTCTAGATGGATAAAGATGTCTTTATCACAAACACTTATGAAACTGCCATGAGGACAGCTCAGAACTTCctgtcagtgtttctcaaaaaGTAAGTCATTGATCTGAAGACTATTAAAGGGGGACATTAAGACTGAGTGTCCTTACACTTTCTTCTGTTGTTCAAACACATATTATAATAAAAGATTGTATTCTGTACGTTTCAGGTGTGGCAGTAAGCAGGGAGAGGAGGACTACAGGCCCCTGTTTGAGAAGTTTGTTCATGACCTGCTGTCTACAGTCAACAGGCCTGAGTGGCCTGCAGCGGAACTGCTGCTCAGTTTACTGGGCCGGCTGTTGGTGAGTAGCATCCCTCACTCCAAAGTGTTATCACCCATCAGCAGCAGAAACAGCTGCTGATTTTTGTTTTCGTTGTGACACTTCCCTCTCCCCTTCTTGTGCTCCAGGTGCACCAGTTCAGTAACAAGCAAACAGAAATGGCGCTCAGGGTGGCATCGCTAGACTACCTCGGCACTGTCGCTTCTCGCCTGCGTAAAGACGCCGTAACTAGCAAAATGGACCAAAAGGCTATTGACCGCATCCTCAAAGAGGTAGACTAGATAATTACTGACTTATTTTAACAGATGCAAATTAACAATAGTGTTGAACTGCTTTTGAGATGCTCCTGGCTTATTGATCTTACAGACTGAAGGTAGTGATGAGATCCAGCAACTCCAGAAGGCCTTGCTGGACTTCCTAAATGAGAACATTGAGACAGATCCGTCTCTAGTGGTGAGTGTTTAATTTTCGTATAGCTgtgtatttatattatatttacataAATCATTATGGTCACATTGATGATTCCCTAAGGACTGGATGCTCAGTGTATACATTCAGTAATATGCACCCCTTGTACTCCTGTTACTTGAAACTGTCAAATAGCTTGACACAGATGTATTCCATGGTTCCTTGGTGTCAAACTGGTATTCAACTCTATAGTGTGCCTTAAATGTTCACCGTTTTTCATTACATATGTATGCATTTGTTTCATATAGTTTTCCAGGAAGTTTTATATTGCCCAGTGGTTCAGGGACACTATAAGTGAGGCAGAGAAAGCGATGAAGTCTCAAAATGACGATGAGGACTTGAAAGGTCGACATCATTCCATGGACATTGACTCAACTGAGGAGATTATGCAGAGGGCTGAGACACGAAAGAAATTCCTCCGCAAGGTCATGAAGACGTCCCCATCACATTTCAGTTCTCTGGGGTAAATACTACTTCACTCTGGAATTAGTTACACTGTTTGACTTTTTCACCAATCCTGGTATTAAACGGTCCTCTTGACTTTTCTTTCAGGATAAACTCTAACACAGTGGACTATGAGGACTCATGTCTGATTGTCAGATATCTGGCCTCCATGAGGCCGTTTGCACAGAGCTTTGATATTTATTTATCACAGGTAAGAGGATTAATTCAAATGACCGTCAGTGAGAGATTGTATTGTGCTGGCTGTCACAAACTTTTTTTCTCTTACTGTTTCTCTTGTATAGATTCTGAGAGTGCTGGGTGAGAGTGCCATCGCAGTCAGAACTAAAGCCATGAAGTGTCTGTCTGAGGTAGTAGCTGTGGATCCAAGTATTCTGGCACGGGTAAGTCATCCTGTATTGGCTGCTACACATCGCTCAGACCACTGGATTGATGGCAGTAGcacttaatgtttttttgtttattttctttaaccgataaaaacataatttctttGTAAAACAAATGATGTTTTTATCTGTCCTAACAGGACATTCTGTTATAGCGTGTAGAGTGTTAGGGTGGTGTTGTTGCATTACCAGGCAATTATGCCAGTTTACCACAGTCACACTTGCAGCCATAAGATTTAGTAATGTTTGTCTATGCTTGACTAATCTCCCTTATTTGCTTTGCAGGTGGATATGCAGCGCGGGGTTCACTGTCGCCTCATGGACAACTCCACCAGTGTGCGAGAGGCAGCCGTGGAGCTACTTGGCCGTTTCGTGCTAAGTCGACCGGAGCTCATTGAGCAGTACTATGACATGCTCATTGAAAGGatattggtaaaaaaaagagCTTCTGTACCATACAGAAATGTAACCATTTTTTACCAGGTGGTAAAGTTTAAATTGATTTGGCCACATCACGTGCACTGACAAAAAAGTTGATTTAAAGTGCAAAAGTTCAGCTGAGGTTAAATAATCTTTTTCCCACACTGCCACCTAAAGTTCAAATGAAGAACTGCAACCATTTGGCAGTTAAAAGTACAATTGAGTAATGTATTTCTTCTTGTCTATATTGAGCTACCCATTTTGTCTTTCCACAGGACACAGGTATTAGTGTAAGGAAGAGGGTCATAAAGATCTTGAGGGATATTTGCCTGGAGCAGCCAGACTTCCACAAGGTCACCGAGATGTGTGTCAGGATGATCCGAAGGGTCAATGATGAAGAGGGGATCAaggtttgtgtttatttttctgtgaGTGCTGCTTACAAGtgttagtttttagtttttgatATACAGcttatatacataaatatgttttaCCCTGCAGAAACTAGTGAACGAGACATTCCAGAAAATATGGTTCACCCCCACACCCAGTCATGACAAAAATGCCATGACCCGGAAGATCCTGAACATCACAGATGTGGTGCGTACTACCTAGGCTTGTGACAAAAAAAGTTCATCATCCAAATAAGAAATATTTTGGTGTAATCTGACTcatgtcatgttttgatttcatCCCAGGTGTTGGCATGTAAAGACACAGGCTATGACTGGTTTGAGCAGCTTCTCCAAAATGTGAGTTGTTTAACTTGTATGGCTGTTTGATAGCTCAACATCATCTTGTGGGTCTTTATGATAGCTAAGCTGGTATGTGCATATGTTGCCGGGCATCTTATCTAACTTCTGCATGACATCTGTTTAGCTACTGAAGTCAGAAGAGCAAGCTTCGTACAAACCTGCCAAGAAGGCCTGTGTTCAGTTGGTGGACAATCTAGTGGAACACATACTGAAATATGAGGAGTCTCTTGCAGGtaataaaaataagtgtaaTAGTATGTTTGCTTACAAAATTTGTATTGCATTGTTATTGTGTTAAACATTACTGTGCTGCGACAAATGTCAATGTTTTCTGCTTTAACATTTCAGACTGTGAGGACAAAGGGGATAACTCAGGTCGTCTGGTAGCATGCATCACCACTCTCTACCTGTTCAGCAAGATCAGAGCACAGTTAATGGTCAAACATGCCATGACTATGCAGCCCTACTTGACCACCAAGTGCAATGTAAGTGCAACATCATTTTGTCTATTATGTTTTACTTGTATCAGAAATTGTTTGTTGAGTCTGTTGCCTACAGGACAGAAATGAATAACACCAACTTTTATGTTGTGCTGTAGAGCCATCTAGTGGCAGCTAAATGAAATCAACCCACACTTGTCTCTTTTGCGAGTAGTGCCTACTTGTGTGACATGTTAAGATCAAAAACGTGTGGAGGTTTATCAGAGCTCACTGGGACGCATTTGATTAATAAGGGCATCCCATCGCTCATGCAAGTGCTGGACATGGCACAATTAAGCTCAAAAGTTTTGATGAAACAAATCAGTAGGATCAACCATACAGTATTACAGTTACAATCAGATgatagtaaaacacacacattcaggagCTAAAAGGAGGATTTCAATTAATAAAGCAATTAGTCGTTATACGTAAGTTATTTTCCACCTCAGCTTTGGACCGAGCAGCTGTCTCTGTATTGACATTTCAGACTCAGAATGACTTCATGGTGATATGTAACGTGGCAAAGATCCTGGAGCTGGTCGTGCCTCTGATGGAGCACCCAAGTGAGACTTTCCTCACTACCATAGAAGAAGACCTGATGAAGCTCATCATCAAATACGGCATGACGGTCAGTGTCATTTACAGCGCACAGCTTTCACAGATGGCTCTTAAAAAACATGAACAACGTGGATGTAAAACTACTCCTCTGAGCATACAGATTTTATTTGAACATGATGTAATTTTTTGTGTCTGCTTTCCAGGTTGTACAGCACTGCGTAAGCTGTCTTGGTGCTGTTGTCAACAAGGTCACGCACAACTACAAGTTTGTCTGGGCTTGTTTCAATCGCTACTATGGTAAGGCTTATGCACTGTATATACATCTATTTTTAATATAAACATAAATGTCCTTATACCAGAATTATTAAAAACCTTGATATGGAAAATCTGGAAAGATCATCTAAAATGCCCCAACATTTTAATAACATGTCGATGGGGCTTGTAATTATTAACCTGTTCATTTACCTTCAAATGAAAGGTTACATTATGCTCATGTAACCGCATTATACTCTATGTCTCAATTCACatccaaattaaaaaattgcatTGAACACGCACCAGATAGTGTTTTATTGTCCACATTCTTTGTTAGTTCACTGTAGAAGAACAAAGTTAGTTTTCACTGCCAACATGTATTATTCTATAGGAGCTCTGGCAAAACTGAAGACACAGCACCAAGAGGACCCCAACAGCTCCACTCTGGTTACTAACAAACCTACTCTCCTGCGCTCACTCTTCACTGTGGGGGCTCTCTGTCGGCACTTTGATTTTGACCAAGAGGAGTTTAAGGGTTCTAACAAGGTAAACACCAGCAATCTGCTTAAACAATGTGAGCAGGACTAACTGTTGAACCTGTTTTGATGACTGACTCACTATCTTCCACTGTGTCTCTTAGATTGTCATCAAAGACAAGGTGTTGGAGCTTCTGTTGTACTTCACCACTCATAACGATGAAGAGGTCCAGATCAAGGCCATCATAGGTCTAGGTATGTTGAACCTCATGTCAGACTAACATAAGATGCAATTACTGTATTTTATACTGGGAtgtcttgttttcttttgtttttccaaattAATTCTAATAATTGTCATTTGTCTCCAGGCTTCCAGTTCATCATGCACCCAGAGCTCATGTTTGTGCAGGATGTGAAGGTTCTGTATAACAACACCCTGTCAGATGAAAACAGTTCGGTCAGTCTGAAGATCCAGGTGCTAAAAAACCTGCAGACTTACCTGCAAGAGGAGGACTCTCGAATGCAGGAGGCCGATCGCGAATGTAAGTTTAACAAATCCATTTTATACTTAGGTGACTAAGATTAGATCTGTATGTTCAGCATTGTTAATCTATATTGTTTATCATGTAGAACATCCTTAGAACGATTCAgctgatgttttttcttttgttcaggGAAGAACCAATCCAAGCAGGAGGATCTGAAAGAAATGGGGGATATCTCATCAGGCATGAGCAGCTCCATTATGCAGATTTACCTGAAGCAGGTGCTGGAGTCTTTCTTCCACTCACAGTCCACTGCTCGGCACTTTGCCCTGAATGTCATTACACTGACTCTCAGCCAGGGCCTCGTCCATCCTGTACAGGTATGTTCACAGTCTCACCCAAGACTAAGATATATAAAGTACCTCTTACAAGCAAGATCTATGTGTGATTTTCTTGTATCTCATAGTTGCAACATTCTCTGCTGTCTTGAAAGCATCATGAGCTGTTCACAGATTTGgaacaattgttttttttttttagtgtgtgCCCTACTTGATTGCCATGGGAACAGACCCTGAGCCAACCATGAAGAACAAGGccgatcaacagctggcggagATTGACAAGAAATACTCAGGCTTCATCCATGTGAGTGGCTTGCTGGTTTATGAAAGTGTATATTGACGGTTTGCTTTAACAGCGTCTATGGGCAGTCGTGTGTATATTTTATTATGGCGGGAGAATTTTAAACAGTTAACGCTTCACAACACTTTAAATGCTGTTACTTAATGTTACAGAAGCATAGATAGGTATTTCTTTATATATGTTTCTGTTATGtcattatataaataaaaaaaatatataacatttcATATTGTACTGTAGTTCAAGTTCAACTGATCCTAGACTTGTagtctgataaaaaaaatacaggctTCACAAAAATCTTATTCATGGGAAGGCTTTACAACCATCATCATTTTATCTCCATACATGCTAAGTTGTATCTCTCTTTGCATTCACAGATGAAGGCCGTAGCAGGGTTGAAGATGTCTTATCAAGTGCAGCAGGCCATAAATGGATCCAAAGGCGCAGTGATTCGAGGTTTTCGTCACGATGACTCAGACGCTGCTCTCTGCTCTCATCTCTACACTTTGGTCCGAGGGAACCGACAACACAGACGGGCTTTCCTCATTTCCCTGCTCAACCTGTTTGACGACAGCTCCGTAAGTTCACCTTTCTCCTTCTCTGTGTGTAGATGTGtagtcgtgtgtgtgtctccaacCAGCCACTATCCAAGCTTCAATGCTGGTCATGAAGTTTTACATGTTGTCCCCTGCAGAAAACCGAGGTGAACATGCTGTTGTTCATAGCAGACAACTTGGCCTGCTTCCCCTACCAGACCCAGGAGGAGCCTCTTTTCATCATGCACCATATAGATattactctgtctgtctctggtaGCAATCTGCTCCAGTCTTTCAAGGAGGTGAGAAACTTTGTTAAAATTTGTATATGACTTATAACTTTTAGTTGTTTTGTTCATCATGGGATGAAAATCCAATCTTGTGTAATATATCCGCTGTATATTTGGTCTGTGTTTGAGAGGTTTTGTTCTCTGTGCAGTCTTTACGGAAAGAGCCTGTACAGCAGGAAAAGAAAATGgagacaaaaaagaagaaaaagaagaagaagaagaagcttcAGAGGAGAAAACACAGCtctgatgaggatgatgaagaCGAGGACGATGAGCAGAGCAGTAGCTCATCCAGCAGCAgtgatgaggatgatgaggatgatgaagtGGTCCACAGGCGAAAAAAACCTGCGGCTTGTGATTCTGACGGTGACATGGAAGATGAGGATGCAGTGATGGACCGTCTACCCGAAAACTCCATTCCTCTGCTGGACTTTGCCAGTTCTTCACAGGGCATTCTGCTGCTGCTTGTGCTAAAACAACATCTGAAGAATCTGTATGGCTTCTCAGACAGGTAGGCCACAGCAAAAATGGCAGTCAATAAATCTTTCATCAACTCTTTCTTAGTAGTGCAGTTGTTTGCATGACACAAACTCAagcaaactttttttctttgcgTCACAGCAAAATCCAGAAATATTCCCCGACGGAGTCTGCCAAAGTATACGACAAGGCAGTTAACAGGAAATCTAAGGTGCACTTCAACCCTCGACAGACACTGAATTACCTGAAGAGTGACCTCGCCAACACGGATCTCAGCCACGACACCAAGAGGAACATTGTGAAACAGTATTTGGATGTAAGCATTCAGCACTATGTTACgagtttatgtatgtatttttttcagtCTCAGGAATATGAGGAATATGTCTGCTTTGATCTCTTAGTTCAAGGTTCTGATGGAGCACTTGGATCGTGACGAAGAGGACGAGGAGGGTGAAGCAAGTGCTAATGCCAGAAACAAAGCCATTACTTCACTGCTAAAGGTCCCAAAATCTTTGAACCACAACCATAATAATCACACAGCTCCAgtggagacagaggaggaggagagtgaggaTGAAGAGCCCCCTTCGGTAAGAATTTTAAAACTTCAGAGTCAAGATTAATCATAGGATTTCCATGTGAACTCACATGTAATCAAACTATGTCTGCATATAAACTGTTAACTCTGGGCATTAGTGAGGTCACGTGATATCACATCACATTTAAGGTACACAACAGAAGGGGGGATGCGGGTTAataagaaagagaagagaaaatgtTATACTccgtttaaaatatatattctgtataaaatatatattctgtATACCTTAACAGAATGTCAATATGACATGATATGGCCTTCTAATGCTTATCACCTTCACAAACATCATAACGGTGTTTATGGATTTTATGTTTCTCCTCATTGTTGCAGAGAGCAGATCAACTCTGCTGGCATTTCTACTGCAGCTGCTGTTCACACATTATCCCAACATGGCAAATGTCTGTAAGATTTTTGTGTAATGCTTCCTGTGCAAGAAGGGTTTGTTCATGTCGGAACATTCTGCTCCTTCTATCCACAGCGAAAACCAAGGAAAGGCAAGGAGTCGGCAGAGGATACAGGTCACCTGAATGAGAGAGTAAAGGCCATGGACGTCATTGCCATCTGCTGTCCCAAATACAAAGACAGACCACAGATTGCCAGGGTCATCCAGAGGATCAAAACTGGCTACAGTATACACTGGATGACTGGATCTTATTCTGGGCCCTGGGCTGAGGTAAAGAAACGGGACGGTCGCAAAAAGGTGCCTTGGGTTGACACTATCAAGGAGTCAGACATTATTTACAAGAAAATATCTTTGACAAGTGGACACAAGCTGACGAACAAAGTGGCACAGACGTTACGGGCGCTATACGCTGCCAAGGACGGGGACTAAAAGAACGAATCAACTGAAATTACTCAGACAGACACCGCTCACAGCCCAAATCTATGTGGATCCAATATGTTACAGAGAGAAAATGAAACCTCTTTAGTTTTAAGGACCAGATGGAGGAAAAGTATTGTGAACACTGATCTGTTTTAATACAGACATGTTTAAGTtaaacagaagaaaaacataAGAAGGAAATGTTTAGGAAAACATTGTGTGGGAGTTCCTTCGCTGTTGTGCAGCAACTTCGTTGTTTGATTTTTACTCCCACTGTATCATAGTTTAACTAAACACATGTTTATATCTGAACAtaattctgtaaaaaaaaacaaaaaaaaaaaactgaatgttGGAAATTAGTGTATTGATGATGTtcttaataaagtgtttttggaGTTTAAACTAACACCAGATGGATTTATTCGCTATTCATTGTTGATCTGAGCTCCAGGTCAATAATGAAGCTCCAACAACTTttatctttcttttattttttttccttgctttgaacattttgttgtttaccCACACTGTGTAATGGAGTATCTTTgatatcatttatttatgtcaagAG
Proteins encoded:
- the LOC116035151 gene encoding nipped-B-like protein isoform X2; amino-acid sequence: MNGDMPHVPITTLAGIASLTDLLNQLPLPSPLPATTAKSLLYNGRISEEVSSLLVCRDENLVTQLAHSLNQVSTEHIELKDNLGNDEPEGDMPMLLQTLLSRNPKIFRDKSVMQQPMMQQYKVSQNQVHGSPGSNYQQTTVPQSPPGCFTSPQSGSGARFVQNSPIPSPYTPQSPADYMQYNPPSYSQHQQTQQVRNIHDNKVSGQLSSTSSNHNARLGSDEDYINMAHRLGNEENNPSMRVATFPVKSPQSVCSPAGSEETAKRSRPPLIMQSPPLDVPPGAAPDRLLTSADRKKKQKERTKEEAEQMDTNASYDIVSSPSKESARLTLKLSRVKFSDMDQSAELPLRPRVDSDHETDLMNNSNQLSRTVQDLSHTIGAVEQANCQQVPVRPNTKESADVSGVVFDDAEIDTLAEIERIERESASERERWSKEVQDKDKPLKKRKQDSYPQESGAESSDGPTVQGGNTDSKLTHRKTNATSNGASRPALMVSIDLQQAGRIIGQPVVVLEAQKLCEDHLRQLKSKTDGKVDKVVANRPGIINQHADSPRKSGSDGQPETPKQKQESRRESKHRHDSKTVSGKGHSVDRRPDAPRQKHDKHSDLSHKEEKNHNSHRSNVSQPETPKTMSKAERNSKHGEDKVRDRDRAKDKDRERDKDRDKDKDRERVKDRDKEKDRDRDKDRDKEKDKDRDKDRDKEKDRDRDKDRDKEKDRNRDKDRNRDKDRDKDRDKAKDRDKDKDKDRERDKDKDKDRERDKDKDKDRERDKDKDKDRDRERERKYKMLRENCNRHSPDRHTKPDSPRVKQDGSRKSTDLNGRQRTDSSSLQNSQNKKERKSGDGSISCPAGNKQQSLETNLSEFPSYLLGGKSGSLKNFVIPKLKRDKKDKDPQLPDQLIEGWSIPLVRLERVSLVDNLNKGAKPVVVLNKLSIDEVKRIIKESRNAPSSRSKNFFDKSGREMVFCEKTHKRKHSMISKKSKYTEVDEDEDDENDDDDSDNESAKKRYKKHHDKAWKPEERRGSGDQRGSGSRHREPSDSDESCPPPSLSDAARKSKKKEKQKNRKAYDSKLTTEEKMDSSTFKRFTASMDSIIESLEDVDLTATDEDEIPEELLLGKHQLSELGSDSAKIKAMGIFHKFPSNKLVKMLNILEKNIQDSVKLSTLMNHDNDSMDEERLWRDLIMERVAKSADACLTALNIMTSPRMPKAVYIEDVIERVLQYTKFHLQNSLYPHYDPVYRVGGMHTSKSKRAKSSTHKQKVVVMLYNKVCDIVSNISELLEIQLLTDTTILQVSTLGITPFFVENVSELQLCAITLVTAVFSRYEKHRQLILEEIFTSLARLPTSKRSLRNFRLNSTDSDGEPLYIQMVTALVLQLIQCVVHLPSERDAEDEHNKKMDKDVFITNTYETAMRTAQNFLSVFLKKCGSKQGEEDYRPLFEKFVHDLLSTVNRPEWPAAELLLSLLGRLLVHQFSNKQTEMALRVASLDYLGTVASRLRKDAVTSKMDQKAIDRILKETEGSDEIQQLQKALLDFLNENIETDPSLVFSRKFYIAQWFRDTISEAEKAMKSQNDDEDLKGRHHSMDIDSTEEIMQRAETRKKFLRKVMKTSPSHFSSLGINSNTVDYEDSCLIVRYLASMRPFAQSFDIYLSQILRVLGESAIAVRTKAMKCLSEVVAVDPSILARVDMQRGVHCRLMDNSTSVREAAVELLGRFVLSRPELIEQYYDMLIERILDTGISVRKRVIKILRDICLEQPDFHKVTEMCVRMIRRVNDEEGIKKLVNETFQKIWFTPTPSHDKNAMTRKILNITDVVLACKDTGYDWFEQLLQNLLKSEEQASYKPAKKACVQLVDNLVEHILKYEESLADCEDKGDNSGRLVACITTLYLFSKIRAQLMVKHAMTMQPYLTTKCNTQNDFMVICNVAKILELVVPLMEHPSETFLTTIEEDLMKLIIKYGMTVVQHCVSCLGAVVNKVTHNYKFVWACFNRYYGALAKLKTQHQEDPNSSTLVTNKPTLLRSLFTVGALCRHFDFDQEEFKGSNKIVIKDKVLELLLYFTTHNDEEVQIKAIIGLGFQFIMHPELMFVQDVKVLYNNTLSDENSSVSLKIQVLKNLQTYLQEEDSRMQEADREWKNQSKQEDLKEMGDISSGMSSSIMQIYLKQVLESFFHSQSTARHFALNVITLTLSQGLVHPVQCVPYLIAMGTDPEPTMKNKADQQLAEIDKKYSGFIHMKAVAGLKMSYQVQQAINGSKGAVIRGFRHDDSDAALCSHLYTLVRGNRQHRRAFLISLLNLFDDSSKTEVNMLLFIADNLACFPYQTQEEPLFIMHHIDITLSVSGSNLLQSFKESLRKEPVQQEKKMETKKKKKKKKKKLQRRKHSSDEDDEDEDDEQSSSSSSSSDEDDEDDEVVHRRKKPAACDSDGDMEDEDAVMDRLPENSIPLLDFASSSQGILLLLVLKQHLKNLYGFSDSKIQKYSPTESAKVYDKAVNRKSKVHFNPRQTLNYLKSDLANTDLSHDTKRNIVKQYLDFKVLMEHLDRDEEDEEGEASANARNKAITSLLKVPKSLNHNHNNHTAPVETEEEESEDEEPPSRKPRKGKESAEDTGHLNERVKAMDVIAICCPKYKDRPQIARVIQRIKTGYSIHWMTGSYSGPWAEVKKRDGRKKVPWVDTIKESDIIYKKISLTSGHKLTNKVAQTLRALYAAKDGD